In Acomys russatus chromosome 9, mAcoRus1.1, whole genome shotgun sequence, the following are encoded in one genomic region:
- the Cdk20 gene encoding cyclin-dependent kinase 20 isoform X1 codes for MDQYCILGRIGEGAHGIVFKAKHVETGEIVALKKVALRRLEDGIPNQALREIKALQEIEDSQYVVQLKAVFPHGAGFVLAFEFMLSDLAEVVRHAQRPLAPAQVKSYLQMLLKGVAFCHANNIVHRDLKPANLLISASGQLKIADFGLARVFSPDGNRLYTHQVATRWYRAPELLYGARQYDQGVDLWAVGCIMGELLNGSPLFPGENDIEQLCCVLHILGTPSPRIWPEITELPDYNKISFKEQAPVPLEEALPDASPQALDLLSQFLLYPPGQRIAASQALLHQYFFTAPLPAHPSELPIPQRPGGPAPKAHPGPPHVHDFHVDRPLEESLLNPELIRPFIPEG; via the exons ATGGACCAGTACTGCATCCTCGGTCGCATTGGGGAGGGAGCCCACGGCATCGTGTTCAAAGCCAAGCACGTAGAG ACTGGGGAGATCGTTGCCCTAAAGAAGGTGGCCCTGAGGCGGCTGGAGGATGGCATTCCTAACCAGGCTCTAAGGGAAATCAAGGCTCTGCAGGAGATTGAGGACAGTCAGTAT GTGGTGCAGCTGAAGGCTGTGTTCCCACATGGTGCAGGCTTTGTGCTGGCTTTCGAGTTTATGCTGTCCGACCTGGCGGAAGTGGTACGCCATGCCCAGAGGCCACTGGCCCCAGCGCAGGTCAAGAGCTACCTGCAGATGCTGCTCAAAGGAGTTGCATTTTGTCATGCCAACAACATTGTGCATCGG GATCTGAAGCCTGCTAACCTGCTCATCAGTGCCTCAGGCCAGCTCAAGATAGCTGACTTTGGCCTGGCCCGGGTCTTCTCTCCCGATGGTAATCGTCTCTACACACATCAGGTGGCCACCAG gtGGTACCGAGCTCCTGAGCTCCTGTACGGTGCTCGGCAGTATGACCAAGGCGTTGACCTATG GGCTGTGGGCTGCATAATGGGAGAACTGTTGAATGGGTCCCCCCTGTTCCCGGGAGAAAATGACATCGAACAACTTTGCTGTGTGCTTCACATCCTGGGCACCCCCAGTCCTCGAATCTGGCCG GAGATCACAGAGCTGCCTGACTACAACAAGATCTCCTTCAAGGAGCAGGCACCAGTACCCCTGGAGGAGGCGCTGCCCGATGCCTCTCCCCAGGCCCTGGACCTGCTGAGTCAGTTCCTCCTCTACCCTCCAGGTCAGCGGATCGCGGCCTCCCAG GCCCTTCTGCACCAGTATTTCTTCACAGCTCCTCTGCCTGCCCATCCATCTGAGCTGCCGATCCCTCAGCGCCCAGGGGGACCTGCCCCGAAGGCTCACCCAGGGCCCCCCCATGTGCATGACTTCCACGTGGACCGGCCTCTAGAGGAGTCACTGCTGAACCCAGAGCTGATTCGTCCCTTCATCCCAGAGGGGTGA
- the Cdk20 gene encoding cyclin-dependent kinase 20 isoform X2, which translates to MDQYCILGRIGEGAHGIVFKAKHVETGEIVALKKVALRRLEDGIPNQALREIKALQEIEDSQYVVQLKAVFPHGAGFVLAFEFMLSDLAEVVRHAQRPLAPAQVKSYLQMLLKGVAFCHANNIVHRDLKPANLLISASGQLKIADFGLARVFSPDGNRLYTHQVATRWYRAPELLYGARQYDQGVDLWAVGCIMGELLNGSPLFPGENDIEQLCCVLHILGTPSPRIWPEITELPDYNKISFKEQAPVPLEEALPDASPQALDLLSQFLLYPPGPSAPVFLHSSSACPSI; encoded by the exons ATGGACCAGTACTGCATCCTCGGTCGCATTGGGGAGGGAGCCCACGGCATCGTGTTCAAAGCCAAGCACGTAGAG ACTGGGGAGATCGTTGCCCTAAAGAAGGTGGCCCTGAGGCGGCTGGAGGATGGCATTCCTAACCAGGCTCTAAGGGAAATCAAGGCTCTGCAGGAGATTGAGGACAGTCAGTAT GTGGTGCAGCTGAAGGCTGTGTTCCCACATGGTGCAGGCTTTGTGCTGGCTTTCGAGTTTATGCTGTCCGACCTGGCGGAAGTGGTACGCCATGCCCAGAGGCCACTGGCCCCAGCGCAGGTCAAGAGCTACCTGCAGATGCTGCTCAAAGGAGTTGCATTTTGTCATGCCAACAACATTGTGCATCGG GATCTGAAGCCTGCTAACCTGCTCATCAGTGCCTCAGGCCAGCTCAAGATAGCTGACTTTGGCCTGGCCCGGGTCTTCTCTCCCGATGGTAATCGTCTCTACACACATCAGGTGGCCACCAG gtGGTACCGAGCTCCTGAGCTCCTGTACGGTGCTCGGCAGTATGACCAAGGCGTTGACCTATG GGCTGTGGGCTGCATAATGGGAGAACTGTTGAATGGGTCCCCCCTGTTCCCGGGAGAAAATGACATCGAACAACTTTGCTGTGTGCTTCACATCCTGGGCACCCCCAGTCCTCGAATCTGGCCG GAGATCACAGAGCTGCCTGACTACAACAAGATCTCCTTCAAGGAGCAGGCACCAGTACCCCTGGAGGAGGCGCTGCCCGATGCCTCTCCCCAGGCCCTGGACCTGCTGAGTCAGTTCCTCCTCTACCCTCCAG GCCCTTCTGCACCAGTATTTCTTCACAGCTCCTCTGCCTGCCCATCCATCTGA